In Phyllobacterium zundukense, one DNA window encodes the following:
- a CDS encoding sarcosine oxidase subunit beta, whose product MRKYSVFALAREALRAHKGWEQQWASPEPKSEYDVIIVGAGGHGLATAYYLAKEHGITNVAVLEKGWLGGGNTGRNTTIIRSNYLYDESAGIYEHAVKLWEGLSQDLNYNVMYSARGVMMLAHNIHDVQVFKRHIHANRLNGIDNEWLTPEQVKEFCPPINLSADARYPIIGAALQRRGGTARHDAVAWGYARAAADRGVHIIQNCEVTGIRRAANGAVIGVDTNRGPINAKKVGVVAAGHTSVIMNMAGVRMPLESYPLQALVSEPVKPLIPCVIMSNTVHAYISQSDKGEMVIGAGTDQYTSYSQTGGLHIINHTLDAICEMFPVLTRLKMLRSWGGIVDVTPDRSPILAKTPVPGLYVNCGWGTGGFKATPGSGNVFAHTIARDEPHRINAPFTIERFTTGRLIDEAAAAAVAH is encoded by the coding sequence ATGCGGAAATATTCGGTGTTTGCTCTGGCCCGCGAAGCCCTGCGTGCTCACAAAGGCTGGGAGCAGCAATGGGCATCACCCGAACCCAAATCGGAATATGATGTCATCATTGTCGGCGCAGGTGGACATGGCCTGGCGACCGCCTATTACCTCGCCAAGGAACACGGCATCACCAACGTCGCTGTGCTCGAAAAGGGCTGGCTCGGCGGCGGCAATACCGGCCGCAACACCACCATTATCCGCTCCAACTACCTCTATGACGAATCTGCTGGCATCTACGAACATGCGGTGAAGCTCTGGGAGGGCTTGAGCCAGGATCTCAACTACAACGTGATGTATTCGGCGCGCGGCGTGATGATGCTGGCGCATAATATTCACGACGTTCAGGTGTTCAAGCGCCACATCCATGCGAACCGCCTGAATGGCATCGACAATGAATGGCTGACGCCCGAGCAGGTAAAAGAATTCTGCCCGCCGATCAATCTCTCGGCAGACGCCCGCTATCCGATCATCGGTGCGGCCCTGCAACGGCGCGGCGGCACTGCCCGACACGATGCCGTCGCCTGGGGCTATGCCCGTGCTGCGGCCGATCGCGGCGTGCATATCATTCAGAATTGCGAGGTCACGGGCATTCGCCGCGCTGCCAATGGCGCCGTCATCGGTGTGGATACCAATCGCGGCCCGATCAACGCCAAGAAAGTCGGCGTCGTCGCTGCCGGCCATACGTCGGTCATCATGAACATGGCCGGCGTGCGCATGCCGCTCGAAAGCTATCCGCTGCAGGCACTGGTCTCGGAGCCGGTCAAGCCGCTGATCCCCTGCGTGATCATGTCGAACACGGTCCATGCCTATATCTCGCAGTCCGACAAGGGTGAGATGGTGATCGGTGCTGGCACCGACCAGTACACGTCCTATTCGCAGACCGGCGGCCTCCACATCATCAATCATACGCTCGACGCGATCTGCGAGATGTTCCCGGTCCTGACACGATTGAAGATGCTGCGCTCCTGGGGCGGTATCGTCGACGTGACGCCGGACCGCTCGCCGATCCTGGCCAAGACGCCTGTGCCGGGTCTCTATGTCAATTGCGGCTGGGGAACGGGCGGTTTCAAGGCAACGCCGGGCTCGGGCAATGTATTTGCCCATACGATTGCTCGCGACGAACCGCACCGGATCAATGCGCCATTCACCATCGAGCGCTTTACCACCGGCCGCCTGATCGACGAAGCCGCTGCGGCGGCTGTCGCGCACTGA
- a CDS encoding sarcosine oxidase subunit delta has product MLLIKCPYCEEERPELEFRNAGEAHLVRAASIVEQSDDDFAAYLYFRQNPKGLQFERWRHIHGCGRFFNAVRDSVSDKFLTVYKAGEPRPNVEMLSRPTAQEPLEVPAMKRAPRAKKAEV; this is encoded by the coding sequence ATGCTTCTCATCAAATGCCCTTACTGTGAAGAAGAGCGCCCGGAACTGGAATTCCGCAATGCGGGTGAAGCGCATCTTGTGCGTGCCGCCTCGATCGTCGAACAGTCCGACGACGATTTCGCTGCCTATCTCTATTTCCGGCAGAACCCGAAAGGGCTGCAATTCGAACGCTGGCGGCATATTCATGGCTGCGGACGGTTCTTCAACGCCGTACGCGATTCTGTCTCGGACAAGTTCCTGACGGTCTACAAAGCCGGTGAGCCGCGCCCGAACGTGGAGATGCTCTCGCGGCCAACTGCACAAGAACCGCTTGAAGTGCCAGCAATGAAACGCGCGCCCCGCGCCAAGAAAGCGGAGGTGTGA